The following are encoded together in the Panthera leo isolate Ple1 chromosome B4, P.leo_Ple1_pat1.1, whole genome shotgun sequence genome:
- the LOC122225636 gene encoding olfactory receptor 8S1-like, with the protein MAWRNHSIITEFILTGLSDDPHIQALLFVLFLGIYLLTMMGNLMLLLVIRTDSRLHTPMYFFLSNLSFMDLCFSSVTMPKLLKDLLSEKKTISVEGCLTQVFFVFFSSGTEACLLSVMAYDRYAAICHPLLYGQVMSSQLCVGLVLASWGLASLNAFVIVLLAINLDFCEAQTIHHYTCELPALFPLSCSDISITTNILLCSSLLHGLGTFLPIFFSYARIISTILHISSTSGRSKAFSTCSSHLIAVILFFGSGFLCYLMPPSGSSLDLLLSLQYSAVTPLLNPLIYSLKNKEVKAAVRRTLGKYF; encoded by the coding sequence ATGGCCTGGAGGAACCACAGCATCATCACCGAGTTTATTCTCACGGGGCTGTCCGACGACCCCCACATCCAGGCTCTGCTCTTCGTGCTCTTCCTGGGGATTTACCTCCTGACCATGATGGGGAATCTGATGCTGCTGCTGGTGATCAGGACCGATTCCCGCCTCCAcacgcccatgtacttcttcctgagTAACCTGTCCTTCATGgacctctgcttctcttctgtcaCTATGCCCAAGCTACTGAAGGACCTTCTGTCTGAGAAGAAAACCATCTCAGTAGAGGGCTGCCTGACTCAggtgttctttgtgtttttttcttcggGGACTGAAGCCTGTCTGCTCTCggtgatggcctatgaccgctatgccGCCATCTGCCACCCTCTGCTCTACGGCCAAGTGATGAGCAGCCAGCTCTGTGTGGGGTTGGTGCTGGCCTCATGGGGCCTGGCCTCTCTCAATGCATTTGTCATTGTGCTTTTGGCTATTAACCTGGACTTCTGTGAGGCCCAAACCATCCACCACTACACTTGTGAGCTGCCTGCTCTTTTCCCTCTGTCTTGTTCTGATATCTCCATCACAACCAATATCCTGCTCTGCTCCAGTTTACTGCATGGGCTGGGAACCTTCCTCCCAATCTTTTTCTCCTACGCCCGTATTATCTCCACCATCCTGCACATCAGCTCCACCTCAGGCAGAAGCaaggccttctccacctgctcctcccacctcatCGCAGTGATCCTGTTCTTTGGCTCAGGTTTTCTTTGTTATCTCATGCCTCCCTCGGGTTCCTCTTTGGATTTGCTCCTCTCCTTGCAGTACAGTGCAGTCACGCCCTTGCTGAATCCCCTCATCTACAGCCTAAAGAACAAAGAGGTGAAGGCAGCTGTAAGAAGGACACTGGGGAAATATTTCTAA